AACTGAGGGTAGTTAAAGTGATTGTTCCGGGAATGCGTCATTGGTGGAGACGTTTAGGTTCAGGAAGATTGTATGATGTTCCTGTAAACATGGGTTGCTTGAAGCAGCCACTAACTGAGAATCAACTTAATCCTTTTCCCATGTGGATGTAATAGTTAATTGAAATTAAGTGATAGATTAATGGTAAAAGAATATTCAATTATTGATGCAGATTCCCATGTATTTGAACCTTTTGATATGTGGGAAAAGTATTTAGAACCTGCTTATAAGAACTTTGCACCATCACCGGATATGAAAATTCAAGGTGAAGATATTTATTATAAAGCTTCTGGTGAAGTTGTCGCTCAATGGAATAAGCAGATTATGCAAGCTCATCCAATGGCTCGACTTAATGGCTTCACTAATGAGCTTCATGTTTTAGAAACAAAAAGAATGGGGGCTGATATTTCTTTTATTTACCCAACATTGGGAATGTCAATCATAGCAATTGATACGATGGAACCTAATTTAGCAGGTGCGTTTACTCGCGCTTACAACAACTGGTTGTACCAAGATTTTTGCAGTTATGACCCAAAAATTCTTAAAGGAGTAGGTATGATTAATCTTCATACGCCTGAAGAAATGGTGTCAGAGTTGTATCGCATTGCAGAATTTGATTGCAAAGCAGTCTGTTTACGCCCCAACCCAGTTAAGGGAAGGTTATTGAGCGACTCTGCTTATGAACCTTTTTGGACAGAATGTGAAAAACTGGGAATAGCCATCAGCATTCACGAAGGAACTCATAGCCGCTTGCCTACAGTTGGTGCAGATAGGTTCAATACTCGGTTTGCCTTGCGTTCTTGCTCCCATCCTATGGAGCAGATGATGGCCATGCTTGCTTTAATTGAAGGAGGAGTCTTAGAACGTCATCCTCAGTTAAGAGTAGGTTTTCTAGAGTCTGGTTGTGGTTGGTTAGTTTACTGGCTATGGCGTTTGGATGAAGAGTATGAATGTCATTACTGGGAAGTTAAGGATAATGTCAAGCTTAAACCTTCAGAATACTTTAAACGCCAATGTTTTATCGGATATGAACTAGGAGAACCTGGCGTTGAGTCGGTAATTAAGTATATTGGTGCAGATCAGTTAATTTTTGGTTCTGATTACCCTCATGTTCATTGGAGTCAAACAGAAGGAGAAACTGGATGTTTCCATATTCAAAAAACTCTTCACGAACTACTACCAAAAGAAACTGTGAAAAAAATTCTTTGGGATAATCCTGCCCGTTTTTATGGTTTACAATAACTTTTTTTGCTTTTACTCAATAGAATATAATTAAGTTATGATTTTATCAAATGTTTATAACTGAGTTTAATAAATACTTTAGATAGGAATTATGAATACCATTACTGGCTGCCAAGTTATAGCCAAAATCTATGAAAGTTCTAACTCTTTAGTCTATAGAGCTATACGTAGTCAGAATGGTCAGCCTGTAATTTTGAAAATTCTTAAAGAAGATTATCCTACTCCATCAGAATTGATTAGGTATAAACAAGAATATGAAATTGCCCATTCTTTAAATTTGGATGGTGTAATCCGAGCTTATGAATTACACAGATATAAAAATAGTTTAGTCATAGTTTTGGAGGATTTTGGTGGAGAATCTTTAAAAGTATTAACGCAAAGGCAAGAGTTTACATTAAAAGATTTCTTGACACTTGCTATCAAAATTACCGAAAGCTTGAATGCAATTCATACTGCTAATATTATACATAAAGATATCAACCCATCTAATATCGTTTTTAACCCAAAAACTGGACAACTTAAAATTATTGACTTCGGCATTTCTAGCATTTTATCGAGAGAAAATCCGAGAATTAGCAATCCTGAACACCTCGAAGGAACCTTAGCTTATATTTCACCAGAACAAACTGGCAGAATGAATCGGGTAATAGACTATAGGACTGACTTTTATTCTTTAGGGGTGACTTTTTATGAGTTACTTACTAAGCAATTACCTTTTGTAACTACCGAACCTATGGAGTTGGTACATTGTCATATAGCTCAATTACCTATACCACCCCATATTGTAGTAGGAGAAGAAGTTTGCCCTAAAATTATCTCAAATATTGTCATTAAATTAATGGCAAAAACTTCAGAAGTAAGATATCAAAGTACTGGGGGAATAATAGCAGATTTAAAAACTTGTTTCACTCAATTAGAAAACTTTGGTAAATGTTCTAATTTTAGTTTAAGAAGCAAAGATATTTCAGATAATTTTAAAATATCACAAAAACTCTATGGTAGAGTAACCGAAGTAGAGCAGCTATTAACAGCTTTTGAGAGAGTGAGCCTTGGCTCTACAGAAATGGTAGTTGTAACTGGTTATTCTGGTAGCGGTAAATCAGCTTTAGTTCAGGAAATTCATAAAGAAATTGTTCAGAAACAGGGTTATTTTATTTCCGGCAAATTTGATCAATTGCAGCGTGATATTCCCTATGCTTGCCTGATACAAGCATTTCAAGAATTGATTCGACAGTTGCTTACAGAAAGCCAGACGCAACTTTATACATGGAAACAGAAATTATTAGCAGCACTTGGAGCAAATGGTCAAGTTCTTATCGATGTTATTCCTGAAGTAGAATTAATTATTGGCAAACAACCTTCAGTACCACAGTTAAGCTCAACTGCATCTCGAAATCGTTTCAACTTAGTTTTGCAAAAATTCCTGGATGTATTTACAAAAAAAGAACACCCTTTAGTTATTTTTTTAGATGATTTACAGTGGGTAGATTCTGGTTCTGTAAAGTTGATTGAACTATTCATGGCTAACATCGATAGCCAATGCCTTTTAATGATTGGAGCGTATCGAGATAATGAAGTCAGCCCTACTCATGCTTTGATGCAAACTTTAGATAAAATTCAAAGTGCTGGAATTAATATAAATAAAATTATTGTCCAGCCTTTGAAGTTAGAGAATGTAGAAGAATTAATTGCTGATACACTGGACTGCTCAATCGAAGATTCCAAATCTTTAGCTGAACTAGTATTTAATAAAACTGATGGCAATCCTTTCTTTTTGACTCAGCTACTTCAAGCTTTGTATACGCAAAAATTGTTGTTATTTGATTATAGTAATCGTTGTTGGCGATGGAAAATTGCAGAGATTCAACGGATAGAGATAACTGATAACATAATTGATTTAATGGTGACTAAAATTGAGAGGCTAGATAAAAGTGTTCAAGATTCTTTAAAATTAGCTGCTTGCATTGGTAATGAATTTGATTTAGATGTACTTGCTATAGTCAATGAAAAGTCTCTTAGAGATACTGCTATTGAACTTTTACCAGCTATTCAAGAAGGCTTAATTATACCTCTGAGTGAGGCGTATAAAATTCCAATTCTTTGGCGGGAGCAAAAGAGCGATCGCACAGCAACATCTTCTGCTACTATACCTGATGTTCCAGCTTCTATATCATACAAATTTTTACACGACCGAGTTCAGCAAGCTGCGTATACTTTAATTCCAGATGAGCAAAAGCAAGAAGCTCATTTCAAAGTTGGTCAACTTTTATTAGAAAATATTACACAAGATAAATTAGAAGAAAACATATTTAATATTGTCAATCATTTAAATATCAGTTTATTTTTAATTACTAATCAAACAGAAAAAGATAATCTGGCTCGTCTAAATTTAATTGCAGGTAGAAAAGCTAAGAATGCAGCCGCCTACGAAACAGCTATTAGATATATCAAAATTGGCTTAGAATTACTTTCAGCAGACACTTGGAATGTTCAGTATGAATTGGCCTTGGCTCTTCATGTAGAAGCTGTAGAATTAGAGTATATGAATACTAATTTCGAGGAAGCTGAAAATTTATCTAATATTGTTTTAACCGAAGCCAAGTCTCTGCTTGATCAAGTCAGAATTTATGAACTAAAAATTCAATCTTATATTGCTAAAATTCAAATGCAATTAGCTATAAATACTGCATACAAAGTTTTAGCGCAACTAGGAATTAATCTACCTACACTACCAGAAATCAATCATATTAATCAAGAGCAAGAAACTGTAGAATTACTTTTGCGAGACAAGCGAATTGAGGATTTGTCTAATTTACCAACAATGACAGAGCCATATAAGCTTGCAGCAGTCAGAATCTTAATGATTGTTACTACTGCGACAATTATTAGTAATCCTCTTTTATATTCTTTAGTAACATTAACTGCGGTCAAGCTTTGCATTAAGTATGGTAATCCACCACAAGCTACTAGTGTTTATACTTTTTATGCCAAACTGTTGTGTGGAATGATGCAAGATATTGAAACTGGCTATCGATTTGGTCAATTAGCTTTAAATTTACTAGAAAAATTTGATCTTAAAGAAGCTAAACCACTCGTATTTCACTATACAAGCGGTTTTATTAGACACTGGAAAGAACCAATTCGTGAGGCGAGCATAATTGGAACATTACAAGAAGCTATTAATATAGGTCTTGATACAGGACATATAGAATACACTTCTTATGCAGCTTCAGCATATTGTTTATTTTTAATGTTTAGTGGATATAATCTGGGAGAATTAAATCATAAGTATCAAGAGTATATTAATTTAAATATTGAGTTGAAACAACAATATACAATTTTCTACATGAAAAACTGTAGAACTATTGTTTTCAATTTAATAAATAAATCTCAAGATGAAAATTTTGCGATAATTGGAAATTCTCTAGCAGAAGAGCAGAAACTTTTAGAACAATGGACTCAAAAGCAGGCTGTATGGTTATTATTTAGTGCTTATTTAGCTAAAACAATATTATATTATCTATTTCATGACTACCGCCAAGCTATTAATTATGCTATTCAAGCAAAAAACAATTCAGACAGTTCTGCTTCTTATATAGTTGCAGTACAACATAATTTCTACTATTCCCTGGCTCTGCTTGCTTGTTGCTTTGATGGAGAAAATCATTTTCGAGATGAATTTTTAGAGAAAGTAGCATTTAATCAAGAGAAAATGAAAATATGGGCTACTCATTGCCCAGAAAATTGCCAACACAAATATGAATTGATAGAAGCCGAGAAAGCACGAGTATTAGGACAAAATTGGGAAGCCCAAGATTTTTACGAAAAAGCTATTCAAGGAGCAAAGAAACAAGGCTTTATTAATGAAGAAGCTCTAACTTATGAACGTGCGGCAGAATTTTACCTCTCTCTTGCCAGAGAAGAGATAGGACAGTTATACATGAAGAATGCACACCATTGTTATGCTTACTGGGGAGCAACAGCTAAAGTTAAAGATTTAGAATCCAAATACTCACATTTTTTTGTGGGAGTAACAAAACGAACGGGTGCTGAAACTATAAATACTACTTCCTCTACTACTAACAGTAATACAGAAGTGTTAGATCTAACAACAGTCATTAAAGCATCCCAAACTTTAGCTGATGAAATAATTCTCAGCAAGCTACTCAAAAAATTGATGAACATCATCATTGAAAATGCAGGTGCTCAAAAAGGTTTATTAATCCTCGATCAAAATGGTAGTTTAGTTATTGAAGCAGAAGGTGTAGTTGATGCTGAAGCAGTTACTACACTACAATCAATTCCCGTAGATGCTTTTGATGCTGACAAACAAAGATATCTTTTATCAACTACTATTATTAACTATGTATTTAACACACATAAAAATGTCGTTTTAGATGACGCTGCTAATCAAGGTCAATTTATTCATGATCCATATATTATTACTACTCAACCTAAATCTATCCTTTGTACACCCTTACTTTATCAAGGTAAACTCAGCGGTATTGTATATTTAGAGAATAATTTAACCACTGGTGCATTTACTGCTGAGCGTGTCGAAGTTTTAAAAATTCTCTCGGCTCAGGCGGCTATTTCTATAGAAAATTCTCGTCTTTACGAACAATTAGAAGACTATAACCGTACTCTCGAACAAAAAGTTAAGGTAAGGACTCAAGAATTAGAAGAGAAAAATGAAGAGTTAGCAAGTATATTGCAGACATTAAAAGCTACACAAGCTCAGATTATTGCCCAAGAGAAGTTAGCTTCATTAGGAGCTTTAGCAGCTGGTATTGCTCACGAAATCAAAAATCCTTTAAATTTCGTGAATAATTTTGCTGAACTATCCATAGAATTAGCTCAGGAACTAGCAGAAGAAATTGAAAATCAAAAAGACTCTTTAGACTCGACAAGCAAAAAATATATAGAAGAAATTTTAAATGATATTAAACAAAATGCCCAAAAAATATATGAGCATGGCAAAAGGTCAGATAATATTGTAAGTGGAATGCTTATGCACTCGCGGGGGCAAACTGGTGAGCGTCAACTAGTAGAAATTAACGTTTTGTTGGCAGATGCTATCGACTTAGCCTATCACGGAATGCGTGCCAAGGATGCGGCTTTCAAGATAACTATAAAAACAGACTATGATCATAGTCTTGGTCAAATAAATGTCGTACCCGAAAATATTAATCGCGCTTTAATAAATATCATTAATAATGCTTGCTACGCAGCACATCAAAAAAAAATGCGTTTGCAAGAAAAAACAGAGTTTATCTCTGAAGAATTTGCACCTATGCTCTCAGTGAGTACAAAAAATTTAGGTGAGGAAGTAGAAATTTGCATTCATGATAATGGTGAAGGTATTTCGCCAGAGATAATAGATAAAATTTTTAATCCTTTTTTTACTACGAAGCCTACTGGTGAAGGCACAGGTTTAGGACTTTCCATCACTCATGATATTATTGTCCAGCAGCATCAGGGAAAAATTAAAGTCAATAGTGAAGTAAATAATTATACTGAATTTATTGTTAATTTGCCGAAGATGATTGGCTAAAAGAGGTGGTCTTGGTTAATTCTGAAGCGATCACTTACAAGCTACAAACTCAATTAAACTTACGTTTATTTACTTTACAGTATTACATTTTTCTAAATAAATTTTAGCAATAAAAATATTATAGCTGTAAGACGTTACCTTGATTAATATTAGCCTCATTTTTGCATAATATACTCTAGTTTTAACGATAATATTCTATAAACACTGTATTTTAATAGCTCTTTTAAATACATATTTTATTCAATTTGTCAAATAAAATTTTATTAAATGAAGATCATGGTTGTAGATGACGAACAAGATGTCCAATTCTTGTTTAAACAAAAATTTAGAAAAGAACTTAAAGGAAATCAAATTAAATTATATTTTGCTTTTTCAGCAGAAGAAGCACTGGAATATTTACAAAGTAAGCTAACTAGTTGTCTAAACCTAATTGTCACGGATATTAATATGCGTGGAATGAATGGTTTAGAAATGCTCAAACTAATTAAAGAAAAATATCCAGCTTTGAAAGTATTCATTATTACTGCTTATGATGATGAAGAGAATTATTTGACGGCAAAACAATATGGTGCTGATGGCTATATTACTAAGCCCATTGAATTTAATCAACTCAAGCAAAAAATCTTAAATTTATAAATTAGCTTAATCAGGTAATAAACTATGCCAGCTAACATACTGGTTGTGGATGATGAGCCTGACTTAGAAATCTTGCTCCGCCAAAAATTTAGAAAAGAAATTCGACAACAGCAATTTAATTTATTTTTTGCGCGTAATGGTGTTGAAGCATTAGAAATAATTCAAATAGAACCAGATATAGATATAGTATTAACTGATATCTATATGCCGCAAATGGATGGGTTAACTTTAATAACTCAACTTAATGAGTTATATCCCATGATTAAAGCGGTAATTATTTCCGCTTATAGTGATATTGATAATATTAGATCTGCGATGAATCGCGGTGCTTTTGACTTTTTAACTAAACCAATTAACTTTCAAGATTTAGAAATTACTACTTACAAAACTCTGCAATATGTCCAGAGAATGAAAGGTATTAAAAAACAGGAACTAATAGCACAACAAGCTCAAGCAGAGTTATTAATTCGTTTACAAGAAGAAGTTAAGGTTCGTCAACAAACAGAAGCCGCATTACGCACCAGCGAAGCCAAGTTAGCTCAATTTTTAGAAGCTGTCCCAGTAGGCGTTTTTGTAGTTAACAGCAATGGTGAACCTTTCTATGCAAATCAGACAGCGCAACAAATACTCGGTAAAGGAATTGTACCAGAAACTACACCACCCCAATTGAGTGAGTTTTATCAAGTTTACATATCAGAAAAAGAACAGTTATATCCTACAGAAAAGCACCCAATTGTACAAGCATTGAACGGTGAGAGCATCACTGTTGAAGATATGGAAGTTCGCAAAGGCGACAATATTATTCCTTTGGAGGTCTCAGCTACACCAATTTTTGATGAACAGGGAAAGATTATTTATGCTATAGCCGCTTTTCAGGATATCACACAACGCAAACGCTCAGAAGCGGAGCGATCGCAATTAATTTGGGAATTAGGAATTAAAAATCTAGCTTTGCAAAATACAAAAGAAGAATTAGCCCAATCTAACCAAAATTTAGAACAAAAAGTAAATGAACGCACGCAAGAATTAACACAAACTTTGGCAATTCTCAAAGCTACGCAAGCAGAACTGATATTTGAAAATGCACTGCTGAGAAGTGCCGAACAAGCTTCAACCTTTGATTATCACGTTGGCGGAAGCTTACCTATGGATGCACCGACTTACGTGGTGCGTTCCGCAGACCGTTACCTTTATAAAGCATTGAAAAATGGGGAATTTTGTTATATCCTAAATGCCCGACAAATGGGTAAATCAAGCTTAATGGTACGCATGATACACCATATTCAACAAGAAGGATTTAGTTGTGCAGCAATTGATATTACTCGTTTGGGTAGTGAAAATATTACTCCTACTCAATGGTATAAAGGATTAATAGTGGAATTGTGGCAGAATTTTAATTTGTTGGGTAAGGTGAA
This window of the Nostoc sp. HK-01 genome carries:
- a CDS encoding putative amidohydrolase 2, giving the protein MVKEYSIIDADSHVFEPFDMWEKYLEPAYKNFAPSPDMKIQGEDIYYKASGEVVAQWNKQIMQAHPMARLNGFTNELHVLETKRMGADISFIYPTLGMSIIAIDTMEPNLAGAFTRAYNNWLYQDFCSYDPKILKGVGMINLHTPEEMVSELYRIAEFDCKAVCLRPNPVKGRLLSDSAYEPFWTECEKLGIAISIHEGTHSRLPTVGADRFNTRFALRSCSHPMEQMMAMLALIEGGVLERHPQLRVGFLESGCGWLVYWLWRLDEEYECHYWEVKDNVKLKPSEYFKRQCFIGYELGEPGVESVIKYIGADQLIFGSDYPHVHWSQTEGETGCFHIQKTLHELLPKETVKKILWDNPARFYGLQ
- a CDS encoding serine/threonine protein kinase and signal transduction histidine kinase, which produces MNTITGCQVIAKIYESSNSLVYRAIRSQNGQPVILKILKEDYPTPSELIRYKQEYEIAHSLNLDGVIRAYELHRYKNSLVIVLEDFGGESLKVLTQRQEFTLKDFLTLAIKITESLNAIHTANIIHKDINPSNIVFNPKTGQLKIIDFGISSILSRENPRISNPEHLEGTLAYISPEQTGRMNRVIDYRTDFYSLGVTFYELLTKQLPFVTTEPMELVHCHIAQLPIPPHIVVGEEVCPKIISNIVIKLMAKTSEVRYQSTGGIIADLKTCFTQLENFGKCSNFSLRSKDISDNFKISQKLYGRVTEVEQLLTAFERVSLGSTEMVVVTGYSGSGKSALVQEIHKEIVQKQGYFISGKFDQLQRDIPYACLIQAFQELIRQLLTESQTQLYTWKQKLLAALGANGQVLIDVIPEVELIIGKQPSVPQLSSTASRNRFNLVLQKFLDVFTKKEHPLVIFLDDLQWVDSGSVKLIELFMANIDSQCLLMIGAYRDNEVSPTHALMQTLDKIQSAGININKIIVQPLKLENVEELIADTLDCSIEDSKSLAELVFNKTDGNPFFLTQLLQALYTQKLLLFDYSNRCWRWKIAEIQRIEITDNIIDLMVTKIERLDKSVQDSLKLAACIGNEFDLDVLAIVNEKSLRDTAIELLPAIQEGLIIPLSEAYKIPILWREQKSDRTATSSATIPDVPASISYKFLHDRVQQAAYTLIPDEQKQEAHFKVGQLLLENITQDKLEENIFNIVNHLNISLFLITNQTEKDNLARLNLIAGRKAKNAAAYETAIRYIKIGLELLSADTWNVQYELALALHVEAVELEYMNTNFEEAENLSNIVLTEAKSLLDQVRIYELKIQSYIAKIQMQLAINTAYKVLAQLGINLPTLPEINHINQEQETVELLLRDKRIEDLSNLPTMTEPYKLAAVRILMIVTTATIISNPLLYSLVTLTAVKLCIKYGNPPQATSVYTFYAKLLCGMMQDIETGYRFGQLALNLLEKFDLKEAKPLVFHYTSGFIRHWKEPIREASIIGTLQEAINIGLDTGHIEYTSYAASAYCLFLMFSGYNLGELNHKYQEYINLNIELKQQYTIFYMKNCRTIVFNLINKSQDENFAIIGNSLAEEQKLLEQWTQKQAVWLLFSAYLAKTILYYLFHDYRQAINYAIQAKNNSDSSASYIVAVQHNFYYSLALLACCFDGENHFRDEFLEKVAFNQEKMKIWATHCPENCQHKYELIEAEKARVLGQNWEAQDFYEKAIQGAKKQGFINEEALTYERAAEFYLSLAREEIGQLYMKNAHHCYAYWGATAKVKDLESKYSHFFVGVTKRTGAETINTTSSTTNSNTEVLDLTTVIKASQTLADEIILSKLLKKLMNIIIENAGAQKGLLILDQNGSLVIEAEGVVDAEAVTTLQSIPVDAFDADKQRYLLSTTIINYVFNTHKNVVLDDAANQGQFIHDPYIITTQPKSILCTPLLYQGKLSGIVYLENNLTTGAFTAERVEVLKILSAQAAISIENSRLYEQLEDYNRTLEQKVKVRTQELEEKNEELASILQTLKATQAQIIAQEKLASLGALAAGIAHEIKNPLNFVNNFAELSIELAQELAEEIENQKDSLDSTSKKYIEEILNDIKQNAQKIYEHGKRSDNIVSGMLMHSRGQTGERQLVEINVLLADAIDLAYHGMRAKDAAFKITIKTDYDHSLGQINVVPENINRALINIINNACYAAHQKKMRLQEKTEFISEEFAPMLSVSTKNLGEEVEICIHDNGEGISPEIIDKIFNPFFTTKPTGEGTGLGLSITHDIIVQQHQGKIKVNSEVNNYTEFIVNLPKMIG
- a CDS encoding two-component response regulator; this encodes MVVDDEQDVQFLFKQKFRKELKGNQIKLYFAFSAEEALEYLQSKLTSCLNLIVTDINMRGMNGLEMLKLIKEKYPALKVFIITAYDDEENYLTAKQYGADGYITKPIEFNQLKQKILNL